The region GGGATGCCGATGACCATGAGCCGTGTCAACATGGTTGAAGGCCTTGGTCCCGTCCTTCAGATTGCTGAAGGCTGGAGCGTCGAACTTCCTGATAACGTACACAAGACGCTCGACGAGCGCACAGACCAGACTTGGCCGACTACATGGTTCGTGCCAAGACTAGATGGCAGCGGACCGTTCCGCGATGTTTACTCTGTTATGTATAACTGGGGTGCAAACCACGGTGCGGCAGCTCCCGGCCACGTCGGCAGCGAGTTAATCACTCTTGCCTCAATGCTGCGCATTCCGGTCGATATGCACAACGTTCATGAAGAGCAAATCTTCCGACCGAATGCATGGTCACGCTTCGGAGCGAATGATCCTCAGGGTGCAGACTACCGAGCCTGCGCCTGCTACGGCCCGCTCTATAAGTAAAGCCATTAATGTTATCCCAATAGTCATCCCCCTCTCAACAAAAGTGAGGGGGATGCTCATATCTAAAGACTTCATAATATAGCTCCCATGTTAAAAAACGACACAGCTAGAAGAACCCGAAAACCGGCAGTCCTCCGGACGTTTTCAGTCGCCTATCTCGCCCTCCTGCTGCTAGTGTCAATTATTTGGGCGCTGGTAGGCGAGAGGTCATGGCCTCTTATTTTGCCAATGCACGTACCACAGTTCCTACTGATTCCAATTGGAATACTGCTCTTGGCCTCCATCCTCACGCTGCGCCGATTTGAAATAATGGTGAACCTACTTGCAGCGGCTATAGTCTTTCTTTTCTTAATGCAATACCACGTTCGTCTACCCTTATCTCCCAAAGCGCCCGATCCTGCATCCAAAGCTTTAAGAGTTGTTACTTACAATATCAATGCGGGGAAAGCTGGGGTCGATAATGTAATCAAAACCCTTAAAAAAGCGAACGCAGATATAATTTTTCTTCAAGAATCCGGTCAAGCTGCATTTGCCAGTCTCGATACTGACCCAACTCCAAAAATTCTGAAAGCTTTCCCTCGTTGGTATTCGGTCAGGGAAAAGAAACAGGTTATTCTAAGCAAGTACCCACTCAGTCAGGAAGAAATCCTCACAACAAGCCATTACCGATGCTTTCTTATATGCAGGGTTAAAATCAACAAACAGTCTATTAGACTTATAAATATCCATATGTACTTTTCAACGAACGGTGAAAGTTTACTGAATAATAACCAAGGCACGGTTGCTTACCTTCGCGAAGCGGCTAGGATTACGAAAACACAAGCGGATATGCTCAGCAAGATTATTCAGGAAGAA is a window of bacterium DNA encoding:
- a CDS encoding endonuclease/exonuclease/phosphatase family protein; the encoded protein is MLKNDTARRTRKPAVLRTFSVAYLALLLLVSIIWALVGERSWPLILPMHVPQFLLIPIGILLLASILTLRRFEIMVNLLAAAIVFLFLMQYHVRLPLSPKAPDPASKALRVVTYNINAGKAGVDNVIKTLKKANADIIFLQESGQAAFASLDTDPTPKILKAFPRWYSVREKKQVILSKYPLSQEEILTTSHYRCFLICRVKINKQSIRLINIHMYFSTNGESLLNNNQGTVAYLREAARITKTQADMLSKIIQEEKGPTIVAGDFNSTPLSSTHRTLSKLLTDSFDSVGRGLGYTFPSKLPLIRIDYIYLSDSLIVTDCHPVSSNSSDHFPLMADLRVPN